The stretch of DNA TGAATAATTATCAAAACAACAGAAAAAACTTCAACACCAGAAAACCCGATTATAATATCACATGAATAAAGTGCACGCAGGATCTCCCTGCGCCTGCTCAATCGGCGGGTCGGATTCCGGGGGCGGAGCGGGGATTCAGGCCGACATCAAGACATTCAGCTCTCTCGGCGTCTGGGGCCTGACGGTTATAACCGCAGTTACGGCACAGAACCCGAAGAAAGTTTTAGCATACTGGCCTCTTCCGCATGATGCCGTACGAATGCAGATCGAAGCGGTCGTTGAAGAGTACGATGTAAAATATTTTAAGACCGGGATGCTTGCAAACGGCGGTATAATAAAAACCGTCTCCGAATCGCTTCCAAACGATGCCAGACTCGTTCTCGACCCGGTAATGATATCCACAAGCGGGGCAACGCTTTTGGATAAAAATGATGTATCCGCACTTCTGGAAAATCTCATACCGCTGGCATACCTCCTGACCCCTAATCTTAATGAGGCAGCTTATATTACAGGTATGGACTCCGTAAAAACAAGAGAAGAGATCGAAAAG from Methanolacinia petrolearia DSM 11571 encodes:
- the thiD gene encoding bifunctional hydroxymethylpyrimidine kinase/phosphomethylpyrimidine kinase → MNKVHAGSPCACSIGGSDSGGGAGIQADIKTFSSLGVWGLTVITAVTAQNPKKVLAYWPLPHDAVRMQIEAVVEEYDVKYFKTGMLANGGIIKTVSESLPNDARLVLDPVMISTSGATLLDKNDVSALLENLIPLAYLLTPNLNEAAYITGMDSVKTREEIEKAGQLMLDLGAKAVLVKGGHGEGNYATDILVTDSGLTEFRGRRYPFEVHGTGCCMSAAITSFLASGLKLQEACANAKKFIETAINQGFSGKSNIMSVNPSFETGNYNNKY